Proteins co-encoded in one Leptospira yasudae genomic window:
- a CDS encoding BolA/IbaG family iron-sulfur metabolism protein yields the protein MTIDEIKNKIESGLPDSKVTILDPHRDGVHIKAVVIYKGFEGKSILEQHRMVYETLKEELKQEVHALALETRIQE from the coding sequence ATGACAATCGACGAAATCAAAAATAAGATAGAATCCGGTCTTCCCGATTCCAAGGTCACGATCTTGGACCCGCATCGGGACGGAGTACATATCAAGGCAGTTGTGATTTACAAAGGATTCGAAGGTAAATCCATTTTGGAGCAGCATAGAATGGTCTATGAAACTCTCAAAGAAGAACTAAAGCAGGAAGTGCACGCGCTTGCACTGGAAACGAGGATACAAGAATGA
- a CDS encoding MBL fold metallo-hydrolase: MRIKFWGVRGSISSSVRGESIRNKVQKILSLATPADIQSPDAIDTFLDSLSLSNWSTYGGNTTCIEIRDKKDNLVIVDGGTGLRELGNSILHEGFLEGKGKAKWIFTHTHWDHIQGIPFFVPLYSPGNVFEFLSSVDNLEERLKYQHSFTHFPVPYDGFRATKNFKFIPEGKAFPVTESISAISKSVRHPGGSFSYRFEEEGKSLIFASDAEFNLDEMENIQDYLNYFRGADVLVFDTQYTFEESLQKIDWGHSSASMATDIALRANVKKLVMFHHDPSYDDEKLDAVFLRALKYKEMFDPDNQLEIVMAYEGLELEV, from the coding sequence ATGCGCATAAAATTTTGGGGCGTTCGCGGTTCGATTTCCTCCTCCGTTCGCGGAGAATCCATCCGCAATAAGGTGCAAAAAATTCTGAGCCTCGCGACTCCCGCCGATATTCAAAGTCCGGACGCGATCGACACTTTTCTCGATTCACTTTCTCTTTCTAACTGGAGCACGTACGGCGGTAATACCACTTGTATCGAAATCAGGGACAAGAAGGACAATCTAGTCATCGTGGACGGCGGGACCGGACTCCGAGAACTGGGAAACTCCATTCTTCATGAAGGATTTTTAGAAGGAAAAGGAAAGGCCAAGTGGATCTTTACGCACACGCATTGGGACCATATCCAAGGGATTCCTTTCTTTGTTCCGCTTTATTCTCCGGGAAATGTATTCGAATTTTTGAGTTCGGTGGACAATCTTGAGGAAAGACTTAAATATCAGCACAGCTTTACGCACTTTCCGGTTCCATACGACGGCTTTCGGGCTACGAAGAATTTCAAATTCATCCCCGAGGGAAAAGCGTTTCCCGTAACCGAATCGATCTCCGCGATTTCCAAATCGGTCCGGCATCCGGGAGGAAGTTTTTCGTATCGTTTCGAGGAAGAAGGGAAGTCCCTCATCTTCGCTTCCGACGCCGAGTTTAACCTGGACGAAATGGAAAACATCCAGGATTATCTGAATTACTTTCGAGGCGCGGACGTATTGGTGTTTGATACGCAGTACACGTTCGAGGAATCTCTTCAGAAGATCGATTGGGGTCACAGTTCCGCTTCGATGGCGACGGACATTGCGCTCCGCGCGAACGTGAAAAAATTGGTCATGTTCCATCACGATCCTTCCTACGACGATGAAAAACTGGACGCCGTGTTTTTACGTGCCTTGAAATACAAAGAGATGTTCGATCCGGACAATCAGCTCGAGATCGTCATGGCCTACGAAGGTCTGGAACTGGAAGTATAA
- the gshA gene encoding glutamate--cysteine ligase, with translation MKTKELTQSQIEEVSLEILLRHAVKAKHGLEKESMRVNPDGTLARTPHPAHLGSSLTNHYIKTDFAEPQLEYATHPRPKIEANIRELQDLHIYTIRKLDNELIWPFSMPPILPEDENEIPLGQYGTSPSGKWKTIYRHGLGLRYGRRMQTISGVHYNFSFSNVFLRQFLGKEVSNFTKEEISSLYLHVIRNFMRRVHYLTYLTGSSTVFDSTFLPNPGNLKFEKHKNFTMYSPYATSLRMSEIGYTSKIQDTLGIHYNSLSEYVNRMCYAVHTPYPGYVPFSENKDAQLNPNYLQIENEFYSPIRPKQVPKGDERPLDALLDRGIEYIEIRSLDIDPYSPVGVCRLNLAFTQLILLDSLLSPSPSISTEENAILKENLNSVIWEGRNPNLQVQVDGKRKNFQTAGAEYSESLRHYAKILDLHTGKSTYQDAIDFQIKKWKNPDKTPSGKLLAEILKRDIEFRDKGMELARENRRALSYLEYSPGTLTKMEKEAVRSFQEKEQLEKEESQTHYPTVKLCNH, from the coding sequence TTGAAAACAAAAGAACTGACACAGTCGCAGATCGAAGAAGTTTCGCTCGAAATTCTTTTAAGACACGCGGTCAAAGCGAAACACGGTTTGGAAAAAGAAAGTATGCGGGTCAATCCCGACGGGACTCTCGCGAGAACGCCTCATCCGGCTCACCTCGGTTCCAGTCTTACCAATCATTATATCAAAACGGATTTTGCGGAACCGCAGCTCGAATACGCGACGCATCCACGTCCAAAGATCGAAGCGAACATTCGAGAATTACAAGATTTGCATATATATACGATCCGTAAACTCGACAACGAACTTATCTGGCCTTTCAGTATGCCTCCGATTTTACCCGAGGATGAAAATGAAATTCCTTTGGGTCAATACGGGACTTCTCCTTCCGGAAAATGGAAGACGATTTATCGTCACGGACTCGGTCTGCGCTACGGAAGAAGAATGCAGACGATCTCCGGCGTTCATTACAACTTCTCCTTTTCGAACGTATTTTTAAGACAGTTCTTGGGAAAGGAAGTTTCGAACTTCACAAAGGAAGAAATCTCTTCTTTGTATCTGCACGTGATCCGAAACTTCATGAGAAGGGTTCACTACTTAACCTATTTAACCGGATCGTCCACCGTCTTCGATTCGACTTTTTTGCCGAATCCGGGAAACTTGAAGTTCGAAAAACATAAGAATTTTACGATGTATTCCCCCTATGCGACTTCCCTTCGGATGAGCGAGATCGGCTATACGAGCAAGATTCAGGACACATTAGGAATTCATTATAATTCATTGAGCGAATACGTGAATCGGATGTGCTACGCGGTGCATACTCCGTATCCGGGTTACGTTCCGTTTTCCGAAAATAAGGACGCGCAACTCAATCCGAATTACCTTCAGATCGAAAACGAATTTTATTCCCCGATCCGCCCGAAACAGGTTCCGAAAGGCGACGAACGTCCGTTAGACGCTCTTCTCGATCGCGGAATCGAATACATAGAAATCCGTTCTTTGGACATCGATCCGTATTCTCCCGTGGGCGTTTGCCGTTTGAATCTCGCCTTTACGCAACTCATTCTTTTGGATTCTCTTTTGAGTCCTTCTCCTTCCATTTCCACCGAGGAAAACGCGATTCTTAAGGAGAATTTGAATTCCGTAATCTGGGAGGGAAGAAATCCGAATCTCCAAGTCCAGGTCGACGGAAAAAGAAAAAATTTCCAGACCGCCGGAGCCGAGTATTCGGAATCTCTCCGGCATTACGCGAAAATTTTGGATCTTCATACGGGAAAAAGCACGTATCAGGACGCGATCGACTTTCAAATCAAAAAATGGAAGAATCCTGACAAAACTCCTTCCGGAAAACTACTTGCAGAAATTCTAAAGCGCGATATCGAATTCCGAGATAAAGGGATGGAACTCGCGAGAGAAAACAGAAGGGCCTTGTCCTATCTGGAATATTCTCCGGGAACCTTGACTAAGATGGAAAAAGAAGCGGTTCGTTCTTTCCAAGAAAAGGAACAATTGGAAAAAGAAGAATCCCAAACCCATTATCCGACCGTTAAACTATGCAATCACTGA
- the glpK gene encoding glycerol kinase GlpK yields the protein MSEYIIGIDAGTTGIRIFCFNKSGNVISSAYSEFKQYYPKPGWVEHDPEEIWAKTEKLIVKAIRNGKLAPSKAVAIGITNQRETTVLFDKDTGKPVYNAIVWQCRRTSETCMDLKSKGFEPTFRKKTGLVLDAYFSGTKINWILENVKGVKAKAEKGKVLFGTVDTYLLYRLTNGKSHKTDHTNASRTLIYNIEKKEWDKELTQTLGIPDSILPEAHNSSSLFGRTEKVKGLPDGIPISSLVGDQQGALFGQLCTEPGEAKNTYGTGCFLLFNTGNNFQISKNNLLTTLGCGPEGKTVYCLEGSVFIGGAVVQFLRDNLKFFKESKVSEKLAASVQKEDEVVFVPAFAGLGAPYWDMNARGAILGLTRDTTAEQITRAALKSIALQSYELVEAMENDTGSKLKVLKVDGGATGNSWLMQYQADILGKRVIRPANVDTTVLGAAFLAGLERGFFPSVADLKKKLKTSKEFSPQMKTAQREKEIQIWKDSVRRIRTNQ from the coding sequence ATGAGTGAGTATATCATCGGGATCGACGCGGGAACCACCGGGATTCGAATCTTTTGTTTTAACAAATCCGGGAACGTGATTTCCAGCGCTTACTCCGAATTCAAACAATATTATCCGAAGCCGGGTTGGGTGGAACACGATCCGGAGGAAATTTGGGCAAAGACCGAAAAACTCATCGTGAAGGCGATTCGCAACGGAAAGCTCGCTCCTTCTAAAGCGGTCGCGATCGGAATCACGAATCAAAGAGAAACGACCGTGTTGTTCGACAAGGACACGGGCAAACCCGTTTACAACGCGATCGTATGGCAGTGCAGAAGAACTTCCGAGACTTGTATGGATCTCAAGTCGAAAGGATTCGAACCGACGTTCCGTAAAAAGACCGGTCTTGTTTTGGACGCATATTTCAGCGGAACCAAAATCAACTGGATTCTGGAAAACGTAAAAGGCGTTAAGGCGAAAGCCGAAAAAGGGAAAGTCCTTTTCGGAACCGTCGACACCTATCTTCTCTATCGTTTGACCAACGGTAAGTCGCATAAGACCGATCATACGAACGCAAGCCGTACTCTGATCTACAATATCGAAAAGAAAGAATGGGACAAAGAACTCACTCAGACTCTGGGAATTCCGGATTCCATTCTTCCTGAGGCGCATAACTCCAGTTCCTTGTTCGGAAGAACCGAAAAGGTCAAAGGACTTCCCGACGGAATTCCGATCTCTTCGCTCGTGGGAGATCAACAAGGGGCCCTGTTCGGTCAGCTCTGCACGGAACCTGGAGAAGCGAAGAACACGTACGGAACCGGATGTTTTCTTTTGTTCAACACGGGGAATAATTTTCAAATCTCCAAAAACAACCTGCTTACGACTCTCGGATGCGGCCCGGAAGGAAAAACTGTTTATTGTCTGGAAGGATCGGTCTTTATCGGAGGCGCGGTCGTTCAGTTCTTACGGGACAACCTCAAATTCTTTAAAGAATCCAAGGTTTCCGAAAAACTCGCCGCTTCCGTTCAGAAAGAAGACGAGGTCGTTTTTGTGCCCGCCTTTGCAGGGTTAGGCGCTCCGTATTGGGATATGAATGCGAGAGGTGCGATTCTCGGTTTGACGAGGGATACTACCGCGGAACAGATCACAAGAGCCGCGTTGAAATCGATCGCGCTTCAATCTTATGAACTCGTAGAAGCGATGGAAAACGATACCGGCTCCAAATTGAAAGTTTTGAAAGTGGACGGGGGAGCGACCGGAAATTCCTGGCTCATGCAATACCAAGCGGATATATTGGGAAAACGTGTAATTCGTCCCGCAAACGTGGATACGACCGTTTTGGGCGCGGCGTTTCTCGCGGGATTGGAACGCGGTTTCTTTCCTTCGGTTGCGGATCTCAAGAAAAAACTCAAGACGAGCAAGGAATTTTCTCCGCAGATGAAAACGGCGCAGAGGGAAAAGGAAATCCAAATTTGGAAGGATTCCGTCCGCAGAATCCGAACCAATCAATAA
- a CDS encoding BolA family protein — MKISEEIKSALTSAFHPIRLEVEDFSAEHAGHAGNPENKPEGTHLRILLITSEFAQKTKVEQHRMVYSILKPWIDRGLHAITLETSDRG, encoded by the coding sequence ATGAAAATTTCCGAAGAAATTAAATCCGCGCTCACCTCCGCCTTTCATCCGATCCGCTTGGAAGTCGAGGATTTCAGCGCGGAACACGCGGGTCACGCCGGAAATCCGGAAAATAAACCGGAAGGAACGCACCTTCGGATCCTTTTGATCACAAGCGAGTTCGCGCAGAAAACCAAAGTGGAACAACATAGAATGGTGTATTCGATTTTAAAGCCCTGGATCGATCGCGGTTTGCACGCAATTACTCTGGAAACAAGCGATCGAGGTTAA
- a CDS encoding ABC transporter permease translates to MNFLEKYNAFKTIVNKETVRILRIWVQTLIPPGITITLYFIIFGKLVGSQIGNIGDHTYIQFIVPGLVMMSVIINSYNNVVSSFFGAKFQRNIEELLVSPTPPSLIVLGYTVGGVIRGILVGILVIAISLFFTELEVFHFPMLITTVVLSSLLFSLGGFLNALYAKKFDDVTIIPTFVLTPLTYLGGVFYSIQMLPPFWQNVSKLNPILYMVNAFRYGFLGISDIEPWFALSMITVATLALYLLSVYLLKKGIGIRN, encoded by the coding sequence ATGAACTTCTTAGAAAAATACAACGCGTTCAAAACGATCGTAAACAAGGAAACCGTCCGAATCCTCCGCATTTGGGTTCAGACGCTTATTCCCCCCGGAATCACGATCACTCTTTACTTTATCATCTTCGGAAAGTTGGTCGGCTCGCAGATCGGTAACATAGGCGATCATACCTACATTCAATTCATCGTTCCCGGGCTTGTGATGATGTCCGTGATCATCAATTCGTATAACAACGTCGTATCCTCGTTTTTCGGTGCGAAGTTTCAGAGAAACATCGAGGAGCTTTTGGTTTCCCCGACTCCGCCTTCTCTCATCGTTTTGGGTTATACAGTGGGCGGAGTGATCCGCGGTATCTTGGTGGGAATTCTCGTAATCGCGATTTCACTTTTCTTTACGGAACTGGAAGTCTTTCACTTTCCGATGCTGATTACGACCGTGGTTTTGAGTTCCCTTCTTTTTTCCTTGGGCGGATTTTTAAACGCGTTGTATGCGAAGAAGTTCGACGACGTTACGATCATTCCTACGTTCGTTCTTACGCCCTTGACGTATCTCGGAGGAGTGTTTTATTCGATTCAAATGCTTCCTCCGTTTTGGCAGAACGTCTCCAAACTCAATCCGATTTTGTATATGGTGAACGCATTCCGGTACGGCTTTTTAGGAATCAGCGATATCGAGCCTTGGTTCGCGCTTTCCATGATAACGGTCGCTACGCTTGCCCTTTATCTTCTTTCCGTATATCTTTTGAAAAAAGGAATCGGGATCAGAAACTGA
- a CDS encoding ABC transporter ATP-binding protein, whose protein sequence is MKFALQIENLVKTYSGGVQALKGISLNVENGDFFALLGPNGAGKSTTIGILSSLVNKTSGSVKILDADIDTDLAKAKSYIGVVPQEFNFNIFEKVEQIVMNQGGYYGMDRKLAAERAGEYLQQLGLYEKRNEAAGRLSGGMKRRLMIARALIHNPKILILDEPTAGVDIELRRSLWEFLQKLNASGITVILTTHYLEEAESLCRNIAIIDQGKIVENTSMKDLLQKLDHETFILDFTGHLNSHKPVPGVELKQIDNATLEASIYGDASLNDLFQLLEQNGIKISSMRNKSNRLEELFLKLVEKKG, encoded by the coding sequence ATGAAATTTGCCCTGCAAATTGAGAACTTAGTCAAAACCTATTCGGGCGGAGTACAAGCCCTCAAAGGAATCAGCCTGAACGTGGAGAACGGGGACTTTTTCGCCCTTCTCGGTCCGAACGGAGCGGGAAAGTCGACGACGATCGGAATTCTCAGCTCGCTCGTGAACAAAACCTCAGGCAGCGTGAAGATCCTGGACGCGGACATCGATACCGATCTTGCTAAAGCGAAATCGTATATCGGTGTCGTTCCTCAGGAATTCAACTTCAACATCTTCGAAAAGGTAGAACAAATCGTAATGAACCAAGGCGGTTATTACGGAATGGACCGCAAACTCGCCGCGGAACGAGCCGGGGAATATCTCCAACAACTCGGACTCTACGAAAAAAGAAACGAAGCGGCGGGTCGTCTTTCCGGCGGAATGAAACGAAGGCTGATGATCGCGAGAGCGCTGATTCACAATCCGAAAATTCTGATCTTGGACGAACCGACCGCGGGCGTGGACATAGAACTCAGAAGATCTCTTTGGGAATTTCTGCAAAAACTGAACGCTTCGGGAATCACCGTCATTCTCACGACGCACTATTTGGAAGAAGCGGAGAGTTTGTGCAGGAACATCGCGATCATCGATCAGGGAAAAATCGTGGAGAACACTTCGATGAAGGATCTTCTGCAAAAACTCGATCATGAAACGTTTATCCTGGATTTTACGGGTCATCTGAATTCTCACAAACCGGTTCCCGGAGTCGAACTCAAACAGATCGACAACGCGACTCTCGAAGCTTCTATCTACGGAGACGCATCGTTAAACGATTTGTTCCAGCTTCTCGAGCAAAACGGAATCAAGATCAGCAGCATGAGAAACAAGTCGAACCGATTGGAAGAACTCTTTCTCAAACTCGTGGAGAAAAAAGGATGA
- a CDS encoding glutathione S-transferase N-terminal domain-containing protein — protein sequence MRLYHFQSCPYCAYVRDEFQKMGLVAGKDYELVEASRGTPGRDEVVRLGGLSQVPFLVDGDHRMYESRDIVKYVQLRIAS from the coding sequence ATGAGGCTCTACCACTTTCAATCCTGTCCTTACTGCGCTTATGTGAGAGACGAATTCCAGAAGATGGGACTCGTCGCAGGAAAGGACTATGAACTCGTGGAAGCGAGCCGGGGAACCCCCGGCCGCGACGAAGTGGTTCGCCTCGGCGGTTTAAGTCAGGTTCCCTTTCTTGTGGACGGGGATCACAGAATGTATGAATCGAGAGACATCGTGAAATACGTTCAGCTAAGGATAGCCTCTTAA
- the grxD gene encoding Grx4 family monothiol glutaredoxin — MNEEVKQKIEGLVGANKVFLFMKGTPEAPMCGFSAGVSNVLKSLGIQFGSFNVLSDETMRQGIKDYANWPTIPQLYINGEFIGGHDIVVEMAKTGDLQKKVGIVSA; from the coding sequence ATGAACGAAGAAGTAAAACAAAAGATAGAAGGTCTTGTGGGAGCGAACAAAGTCTTTCTGTTTATGAAAGGAACCCCCGAAGCCCCGATGTGCGGATTTTCCGCCGGTGTGTCTAACGTATTAAAAAGTCTGGGGATTCAATTCGGATCGTTCAACGTTCTTTCCGACGAAACCATGCGTCAAGGAATCAAGGACTACGCGAACTGGCCTACCATTCCACAGCTCTACATCAACGGAGAATTCATCGGCGGGCACGACATCGTAGTCGAAATGGCTAAGACCGGCGATCTTCAGAAGAAAGTGGGTATCGTGAGCGCATGA
- the gshAB gene encoding bifunctional glutamate--cysteine ligase GshA/glutathione synthetase GshB, whose translation MQSLKLKSGEFLSPEIFTLEGFEDLEISTQIMIRDALNRGLEVEVLDRKNHFLRLKDSNGLVQYVKEASKTALDSYMSFLVMENKTISKIVLFESGLEVPAGDSFADADAALVFWQKNANRKMVVKPVTTNFGIGITILIPHASEEDVKKAIKIAFNHSESIIVEEFAEGNEYRFLVIGDETVAVCNRIPANVTGDGKHTIEQLVSIKNEDKRRGVGHVTPLEKIQLGDTELDVLQQSGFTKESVPSENQKVFLRKNSNISTGGDSIDVTDLAHPYYKDLAVKAAASVGAKICGVDIILQDLETKGEYRILELNFNPVLYIHNYPYEGKNRDVGNKILDLLGF comes from the coding sequence ATGCAATCACTGAAACTAAAATCCGGAGAATTTCTTTCTCCGGAGATTTTTACGTTGGAAGGATTTGAAGATCTGGAAATTTCCACACAGATCATGATTCGGGACGCTCTGAATCGCGGTTTGGAAGTGGAAGTCCTCGATCGTAAAAATCATTTTTTACGGCTGAAAGATTCGAACGGTCTTGTTCAATACGTGAAGGAAGCTTCCAAAACCGCTTTGGATTCCTACATGTCTTTTCTCGTCATGGAGAACAAAACGATTTCAAAGATCGTGTTGTTCGAATCCGGTTTGGAAGTGCCCGCGGGGGACAGCTTTGCGGATGCGGATGCCGCTCTTGTCTTTTGGCAGAAGAATGCGAATCGTAAGATGGTGGTCAAACCGGTTACGACCAATTTCGGAATCGGAATTACGATCCTGATTCCGCACGCTTCCGAAGAGGACGTGAAGAAGGCGATCAAGATCGCTTTCAATCATTCCGAATCGATCATCGTGGAAGAATTTGCGGAAGGGAACGAATATCGTTTTCTCGTAATCGGAGACGAAACCGTTGCGGTTTGCAATCGGATTCCGGCTAACGTGACCGGAGACGGCAAACATACGATCGAACAACTCGTCTCAATTAAGAACGAGGACAAACGCAGAGGAGTGGGCCATGTTACCCCGCTCGAAAAAATCCAGTTAGGCGACACGGAACTGGATGTTCTGCAACAATCCGGCTTTACGAAAGAAAGCGTTCCTTCCGAAAATCAAAAAGTATTTTTAAGAAAGAATTCGAACATCAGCACGGGCGGAGATTCCATTGACGTGACCGATCTCGCTCATCCTTATTACAAGGATCTCGCCGTGAAAGCCGCCGCTTCTGTGGGCGCTAAGATCTGCGGGGTGGATATAATCCTGCAGGATTTGGAAACGAAAGGGGAATATCGGATTCTGGAGTTGAACTTCAACCCCGTTTTATACATTCATAACTATCCGTATGAAGGTAAAAACAGGGACGTGGGAAATAAGATTTTGGATCTTCTCGGTTTTTAA
- a CDS encoding dihydrolipoyl dehydrogenase: MKEYDIIVIGTGGGTKLVTPPSKIGYKVAVIEKESPGGTCLNRGCIPSKMLIYPAEILSLAKNSEKFQISFPGKPQVDFKTLVERISKTVDDESASILPAYEKNPNITYIQGTATFLSDKVVTVNGEQLTAERIFIASGARPILPNIPGLEGTPYMTSREALRRTDLPKSMIVIGGGFIALELGFAYSAFGSDVTFLVRNRMLKNEDGDVVDEFERVFSKEQKVLLHSNVQKVEYKENLFYLEVLVDGKTIQLQAEALLVATGIRPNTDLLDLGNTNIQTDANGYIQVNEYLETTAPGVYALGDITGKYFYRHSVNFEGEFLFRTLYQEKKRSPIDYPPVPHAVFTHPQVAKVGKTEEQLKKEGIDYIAAKNPYSASATGMARLSDSGFVKILVEKKTRTVLGAHAIGDEASNVIHLFILLMTMGGTLDDLLKMIYIHPALPEIARNAARKANELLQT; this comes from the coding sequence GTGAAAGAATATGACATCATCGTAATCGGAACGGGCGGAGGAACCAAACTCGTAACCCCGCCTTCCAAGATCGGTTACAAAGTGGCCGTGATCGAAAAGGAAAGTCCGGGCGGAACCTGTTTGAACCGGGGATGTATTCCATCCAAGATGCTCATTTACCCCGCCGAAATTCTTTCGTTGGCTAAGAATTCCGAAAAATTTCAGATCTCGTTTCCGGGCAAGCCGCAGGTGGATTTTAAAACTCTCGTGGAACGGATTTCTAAAACCGTCGACGACGAATCCGCGTCCATTCTTCCCGCGTATGAAAAGAATCCGAACATCACTTACATTCAAGGAACCGCAACGTTTCTTTCCGATAAGGTCGTTACCGTAAACGGAGAACAACTCACAGCGGAGAGAATTTTTATCGCATCCGGAGCTCGACCGATCCTTCCGAATATTCCCGGTTTGGAAGGAACTCCGTATATGACGAGCCGTGAAGCGCTTCGCAGAACCGATCTTCCGAAATCCATGATCGTGATCGGAGGCGGTTTTATCGCGTTGGAGCTCGGATTCGCCTATTCCGCATTCGGAAGCGACGTCACCTTTCTCGTCCGCAATCGAATGCTCAAAAACGAAGACGGGGACGTAGTCGACGAATTCGAACGCGTCTTTTCGAAAGAACAAAAGGTTCTTCTTCATAGCAATGTTCAAAAAGTGGAATATAAGGAGAATCTGTTTTATCTGGAAGTTCTTGTTGACGGAAAAACGATTCAACTCCAGGCGGAAGCGCTTCTTGTCGCGACCGGAATCCGTCCGAATACGGACCTTCTGGATTTGGGGAATACGAACATTCAAACCGACGCAAACGGGTATATTCAAGTAAACGAATATTTGGAAACGACCGCTCCGGGAGTTTATGCGCTCGGAGACATCACAGGAAAATACTTTTACAGACATTCGGTGAACTTCGAGGGAGAATTTCTATTCCGAACCTTGTATCAGGAAAAGAAACGATCCCCGATCGATTATCCTCCCGTTCCCCACGCGGTTTTTACGCATCCTCAGGTCGCAAAAGTCGGTAAAACGGAAGAACAACTCAAAAAAGAAGGAATCGATTATATCGCGGCGAAGAATCCGTACAGCGCCAGTGCGACCGGAATGGCTCGGCTTTCCGACAGCGGTTTCGTCAAAATTCTCGTGGAAAAGAAAACGAGAACGGTTCTCGGTGCGCACGCAATCGGAGACGAGGCTTCGAACGTGATCCATCTGTTTATCCTACTGATGACGATGGGCGGGACCCTCGACGACCTTTTGAAAATGATCTACATACATCCCGCGTTACCCGAAATCGCGCGAAACGCGGCAAGAAAAGCGAACGAACTTTTACAAACATAA
- a CDS encoding hydroxyacylglutathione hydrolase C-terminal domain-containing protein: MLNTHEHADHTSGNAGLVKKYGCPVHSHTGGIGKIPHATHPLKKGDRLLVSSREYLEILDTPGHTFCHVCLLLVENQKPKAIFTGDTLFNAGVGNCFRGGEPEVLAKTVLEQFYPMEESILLYPGHDYMENNLKFTLSLDPSNRDAISTLEECSRLQKDVEFLTTDLGKERRINAFLQCDHPSPLLVENVARKLPGQTVPQDPVSLFVSLRSLRDHW, from the coding sequence ATCCTCAACACGCACGAACACGCGGATCATACCTCGGGGAACGCCGGACTTGTCAAAAAATATGGATGCCCCGTTCATTCTCATACGGGAGGAATCGGAAAAATCCCGCACGCGACTCATCCTTTGAAAAAGGGAGATCGCCTTCTTGTTTCTTCGCGCGAATACTTGGAGATTTTGGATACTCCCGGTCATACGTTTTGTCACGTATGTTTGCTTCTTGTAGAAAATCAGAAACCGAAAGCGATCTTTACGGGAGATACTTTGTTCAATGCGGGCGTAGGAAATTGTTTTCGCGGAGGGGAGCCTGAAGTTCTGGCAAAAACCGTACTTGAACAATTCTATCCGATGGAAGAATCGATTCTCTTATATCCCGGTCACGATTATATGGAGAACAATCTAAAGTTCACTCTTTCCTTGGACCCTTCCAACCGGGACGCGATTTCCACTTTGGAAGAATGTTCCCGCCTCCAAAAGGACGTTGAGTTTTTAACGACCGATCTCGGTAAGGAACGAAGAATCAACGCCTTTCTGCAATGCGATCACCCTTCTCCCTTGCTTGTGGAAAATGTAGCGCGTAAGCTGCCCGGGCAAACCGTTCCCCAAGATCCGGTTTCCCTTTTCGTTTCCTTGCGTTCTCTTCGAGATCATTGGTGA
- a CDS encoding STAS domain-containing protein encodes MENFNTEILTEGTTCTIRIQGSISLKNAFALKELIIKKHGEGFTDIVLDFSGDAYLDSSGIGAIFNSQKYVTERNGSLKLKNISRDVMTILKIANLDKHLDIIR; translated from the coding sequence GTGGAAAACTTTAACACAGAAATCCTCACAGAGGGAACTACTTGCACCATCCGCATCCAAGGGAGCATCAGCCTCAAAAACGCATTCGCTCTCAAGGAACTCATTATCAAAAAACACGGAGAAGGTTTCACCGATATCGTACTCGATTTTTCGGGAGACGCCTATTTGGATTCCTCCGGAATCGGAGCGATTTTTAACTCCCAGAAATACGTGACCGAACGCAACGGTTCTCTCAAACTCAAAAACATCAGCCGGGACGTGATGACGATTTTGAAAATCGCCAACCTCGACAAACACCTCGACATTATCCGTTAG